The proteins below come from a single Argentina anserina chromosome 1, drPotAnse1.1, whole genome shotgun sequence genomic window:
- the LOC126793245 gene encoding CDK5RAP1-like protein — MATSLSSLSSILNQPRHVVLLQKPCRFALKVLNWKPVEASGIRCYHRHRTTTRLQRRSLASRSFSSSGSSLPNHSDGPSLRHFVAQAAAAEVQAQSVVAPEGAPIGRIYHETYGCQMNINDMEIVLAIMKEAGYSEVVDVPENAEVIFINTCAIRDNAEQKVWQRLNYFWFLKRHWKSNVKIGRSQSTRPPKVVVLGCMAERLKDKILDADKMVDVVCGPDAYRDLPRLLQDVDYGQKGINTLLSLEETYADISPVRISKNSISAFVSVMRGCNNMCSFCIVPFTRGRERSRAVESIVREVGELWQEGVKEVTLLGQNVNSYNDASDYEKEAEAGTNWNYSEGFSSLCKVKKVGSRFADLLDRLSREFPEMRFRYTSPHPKDFPDELLYIMRDRHNICNYIHLPAQSGSSRVIERMRRGYTREAYLDLVQKIRRIIPDVGISSDFICGFCGETEEDHEETISLVKAVGYDMAYMFAYSMREKTHANRNYDDDVPEEVKQRRLTELIEAFRESTGQCYDTQVGTTQLVLVEGPNKRAPDTELIGKSDRGHRVSFINVPLPDRDANSNEERNPKVGDYVEVHILKSSRASLYGEAIAISKLSSFYNIANEEALACASS; from the exons CGCTCTGAAAGTCCTCAATTGGAAGCCGGTGGAAGCTTCCGGAATCCGATGCTACCATCGCCACCGGACAACTACTCGCCTGCAAAGGCGGAGCCTTGCCTCGAGAAGCTTCTCGAGCTCCGGTTCTTCGCTGCCAAACCACTCCGACGGCCCGAGTCTCCGTCACTTCGTCGCCCAGGCCGCCGCCGCCGAAGTCCAGGCCCA GAGTGTGGTAGCTCCTGAAGGTGCTCCGATAGGCCGAATCTATCACGAGACTTATGGATGTCAGATGAATATCAATGACATGGAGATTGTTCTAGCGATTATGAAGGAGGCTGGATATAGTGAAGTTGTGGATGTTCCAGAGAATGCAGAGGTTATTTTCATTAATACCTGTGCGATCAGGGACAATGCAGAACAGAAGGTGTGGCAGCGGCTTAATTACTTTTGGTTTCTTAAGAGGCACTGGAAGAGTAATGTTAAGATAGGGCGGTCGCAGTCCACACGCCCTCCGAAAGTTGTCGTTTTGGGATGTATGGCCGAGAGGTTGAAGGACAAGATCCTAGATGCGGATAAGATGGTTGATGTGGTCTGTGGACCGGATGCGTATAGGGACTTGCCGAGGCTGTTGCAAGATGTGGACTATGGTCAGAAGGGGATCAATACTCTTCTTTCACTCGAAGAGACTTACGCTGATATTAGTCCTGTTCGAATCTCCAAGAATTCAATCAGTGCTTTCGTTTCTGTTATGAGGGGTTGCAACAATATGTGCTCATTTTGCATTGTTCCTTTCACAAGAGGAAGAGAGCGGTCGCGTGCTGTGGAATCAATTGTCAGGGAGGTGGGAGAGCTTTGGCAAGAAGGTGTGAAAGAGGTAACATTGCTGGGCCAGAATGTGAATAGCTATAATGATGCCTCAGATTATGAAAAGGAAGCTGAAGCAGGTACTAATTGGAACTACAGTGAAGGATTTTCCAGCTTGTGCAAGGTTAAAAAAGTAGGTTCACGATTTGCTGATCTCTTGGATCGACTTTCCAGAGAATTCCCAGAGATGAGATTCAGATACACATCCCCCCACCCTAAAGATTTCCCTGATGAATTACTCTATATAATGCGAGACAGGCATAATATTTGCAACTATATCCATTTGCCTGCTCAAAGTGGTAGTAGCAGAGTTATAGAAAGAATGCGACGGGGCTATACACGTGAGGCATACTTAGATCTCGTGCAAAAGATTAGGAGGATTATTCCAGATGTCGGCATCAGCAGTGATTTCATATGTG GATTTTGTGGGGAGACTGAGGAGGACCACGAAGAGACAATAAGCCTTGTAAAGGCTGTTGGTTATGATATGGCTTACATGTTTGCATATAGCATGAGAGAGAAAACCCATGCAAACAGAAactatgatgatgatgttccGGAGGAAGTGAAGCAGAGGAGGCTGACTGAACTTATTGAAGCTTTCCGTGAGAGCACAGGTCAGTGTTATGACACACAGGTGGGAACTACCCAACTTGTATTAGTAGAAGGACCCAATAAGAGAGCTCCGGATACAGAACTCATTGGCAAAAGCGACAGAGGTCATAGAGTTTCTTTTATCAATGTGCCATTACCAGATCGAGATGCTAATTCAAATGAGGAACGAAATCCCAAAGTGGGTGATTATGTAGAAGTTCATATACTGAAATCTTCGAGAGCATCACTCTATGGAGAGGCAATTGCGATTAGTAAATTGAGCTCTTTCTACAACATCGCGAATGAAGAAGCCCTTGCTTGTGCAAGTAGTTGA